The following nucleotide sequence is from Paenibacillus odorifer.
GCGGTTGCATCTGATGCCTCGGCGAGATCGCGGTCCAAGAATTGCAGAAACTGTTGAAAGGAGGCTTGGCGCTTCCAGTTGCGCATCGATTGGGGTTCTTGTTCCAGATGGAAAAAGAACTCTAATACCTCCATTGCCTTCTCTGAAATTTTCATATACTTCGGAATAAAAATCGAGCATATATCGCAGTGATTTAAATAAGCTTTTTGTTTATGGCTCTCGATGAGCTCGCTCTGATTTTCCAGACATTCGTTCATATCCTGACACTCGATCCAGCTGCCGAAAGTCTGAAAATGAATCCAGATGATTTCTGTTTCGATAGGACAGGGGGCAAAGCCATAGTGATGGGCATCTGGTCGAAGGATGAGGAATTCTCCTTCCTTTAGCTCCCAGTGCACCTCGTTCTCGGCGATAGGCAACGTACCCTTTTTAACAATGATTAGATCAAATACGCCGATGCAATTACGACTGATATGATAGTCTCCAGCATTGTAGTGAGCACGGCCACAGTCTATGAAATAAGGAATAGGCGGTGTGATAAAGCTAAGAATCGGTGAGTTCATCGCGAGCCTCCAAAAGGTTGTAATTCCTAAAAATCAGGTTGGAATCCATCGTTTTTGCATGAAGTAGATGAGACTAGCCCGCACCTTTCCTAAACTCCGAAGGCGAGCATTTCATCGCTTTGCGGAAAACCTTTATAAAATAGCTTACATTATCAAATCCGACCTCGAATGCGATGTCGGATATTTTTCTTTCACTTTGCTGCAGCAGATCGGCAGCCTGGCGAATCCGGTAAGAGTTGATGTAATCGACTGGCGTTTTACGAGTCATCATTTTGAAGAAGCGGCAGAATTGCCCCTCGCTCATGGGAATAAGCTCTGATAGATCACGGGTACGGATCGGTTCCTGATAGTTATCTTGGATATAAAGGATCACCTTTTTAAGGCGGTTAATCTTGGTAGTATCTGCATCATCCGATTGGCTGCGGTTCTCAAATCGGCCCTCTGCGGTAATCTTGGAAAGCATGATTAGCAAAGTTCCTTTCATAAAGGTCTCAAATCCGGGCATTTTATTAGCGTATGCCTCCATCATTTGCTTCAGATGATGAAGCAGTTCCTGCTGCCAAGGGATAGCGGGTGTAATATGTCTCGGAAAGCTTTGGCGTTTCTCTTGCAGTGGCAAAATCGCGTTTTGCTGGATCGTATCGTACTGGGCGCTAGCCAAAAGATCAGGCAGAAATACAAGCGCACAGAATTTGCAGGGGGTGTCTTCGTTCAGCACATAGGCGGCGTGTATATCGCCAGATTCGATAAATACCGCTTCTCCAGCTCGGAGAGGAAAATATTCTGTGTCTACTTGGAACAGAATTTCTCCTTCTAGCAGCATAAAGAACTCCGCTTCTTCATGCCAATGTGTATCAAGTACATGCGTTCCGGATGGAAGCTCGATCCAATAAGCTGCGAGTGGAAACATACTATCTCCATGAACTCTGTTTTCTTTTAGCAAACTCTGAGTTGTACGGTCCATATAAACGCCTCTTTTCTTAAAAAACATCAAAATAGTGTTATAAATGAGCTATATAGTATTAGTTTTGTTCATTTTTTATCGGTATAATGCAACTATAAACACCAAATTGAAAGGTGGCAAGTACACAATGAAATTTACTGATGGTCTCTGGCTGGTTCGTGAAGGTATCACGATTAACGGCGCAGTTCAAAATTATGTTGTAGAAAAGACTCCCGAAGGATTAACAGCAATTACACAAACGACTCCAATCACAGGGCGCGCAGCAACGCTGAATTCAACCCTGCTTACTGTAAAATTCCATTCCCCGCTTCCAGGCGTGGTAGGCATTAAAATTATTCATCATGATGGTGTACAGGAACGTGGTCCGGTTTTCGAACTGACTAAAGGAACTGGCGATCATGTGAAGATTGAAGAAACGGATCTCGAAACCGTGCTGATCAGCGGCGGACTTCGTGTAGTGATTCGCAAAGGCGAACAATGGGCGGTTGACTTCTATCGCGGCGAAGAACGTATTACAGGCAGTGGCTTTAAATCCATGGCTTACATCACCGACCAAGACGGCAACACGTACATGCGTGATGAGCTGGATCTCGGCGTAGGCGAATTCGTATATGGTCTGGGCGAACGTTTTACAGCTTTCGTGAAAAATGGACAAACCGTAGATATCTGGAACAAAGACGGCGGTACTAGCTCCGAGCAAGCTTACAAAAACATTCCTTTCTATGTATCAAGCAAAGGTTATGGCGTATTCGTTAATCATCCGGAATTGGTTTCCTATGAAATCGCTTCAGAAAAAGTGAAAAAGGCCCAATTTAGCGTAGCTGGAGAAAGCTTGGAATACTTCGTAATCGATGGACCTACCATTAAAGACGTTATTAGCAACTATACTGCTCTTACAGGTAAACCAGCGCTTCCACCAGCATGGACTTTTGGATTGTGGCTGACAACTTCGTTTACTACCAACTATGATGAAGAAACTGTAAATTCCTTCGTAGAAGGTATGGCAGAACGTGATCTGCCGCTGCATGTATTCCACTTTGACTGCTTCTGGATGCGTGAGTATCAATGGACTGATTTTGAATGGGATAAACGTGTATTCCCAGATCCAGAGGGCATGCTGAAACGCCTGAAGGAAAAAGGCCTGAAGATCTGCGTATGGATCAACTCTTATATTGGCCAACGTTCACGCTTGTTTGAAGAAGGCAAGAAAAACGGATACTTGATCAAAAAGCCTAACGGTGACGTTTATCAATGTGACCTGTGGCAAGCGGGTATGGGACTGGTGGATTTCACTAACCCTGCGGCTTGTGAATGGTATGCCGGCTACCTGCGTGATTTGGTAGATATGGGCGTAGACAGCTTTAAGACAGACTTCGGTGAGCGGATTCCTACAGATGTAGTTTATTTCGACGGATCTGATCCGATGAAAATGCACAACTACTACACGCAACTGTACAACAAAGTTGTATTTGAAGTATTGGAAGAGAAGCTTGGCAAGAATGAGGCAGCATTGTTCGCACGTTCTGCAACTGCTGGCGGCCAACAGTTCCCAGTTCACTGGGGCGGAGATTGCTACGCAGATTATGAATCCATGGCAGAAAGCCTTCGTGGCGGTTTGTCCCTAGGTTTGTCCGGTTTCGGTTTCTGGAGTCACGATATCGGTGGTTTCGAGAACACTGCTCCGGCACATGTATTCAAACGCTGGTTAGCTTTTGGACTGTTGTCCAGCCACAGCCGTCTGCACGGCAGCACTTCGTATCGTGTACCTTGGGCGTACGATGATGAAGCTTGTGATGTTACCCGCTTCTTCACGAAGCTTAAATGCAGCTTGATGCCTTACCTGTATGATGTGGCTGGCCAGGCTGCAGAGCATGGCTGGGCTTCTATGCGGGCGATGGTTATGGAATTCCCGGAAGATCCAACATGCGAAGTGCTCGATCGCCAATACATGCTGGGTGATTCCTTGCTCGTAGCGCCTATTTTCCAAGAAAACGGCGAAGTGAAATACTATCTGCCAGCGGGTCGCTGGACACACCTGCTATCTGGTGAAACTGTACAAGGCGGATCATGGCGCAAAGAGAAATATGATTTCTTCAGCTTGCCACTGTTCGTTCGTCAGAACTCCTTGCTGGCAATCGGCAGCATCGACAACAAACCGGATTATGACTTTGCGGATGGCGTGAAATTTGGCCTGTATTCACTTGAAGAAGGTACTACTACTTCTGCAACCGTACGTGATCTTAAAGGTGCTCCTGAATTGACTGTGAAGGCTGCCCGCAAAGGCAACAGCGTAACAGTTACTGCAGAAGGCAGCGGTAAAGAATTCTCGCTTTCCCTTAAAGATCTGGGAGCTATCGCTTCCGTAGAAGGTGCAGAGCAAGTAGATGAGACTACAGTGAAAGTAAACGCAGGTGCAAAATCCGCATCGTTTACCATTACACTGAAATAAGATGATTTCTTAAAGCATATTGATATAGCCATAACCTCTCTTGTAGACTGGGTGAATGATCCGTTCCCTGGTTTATAGGAGAGGTTTTAGTGTTACAATCTTAACTAATAACGGGGGAAACGTTATGAATACTAATTTAATTAAGGGAAGTGGAGTTTTGAATCAGACGGACTATACCTCTGCTACGGTTCTTTCAACCGCCGCTAATTTTATAATGAATAGGCAAGAACCTTTTACACATACCTTCCGGACTTATATTCGTTTACGGGAAAACGGCCCGTTGCAGCTAAAATTTTGGCATAGCAATGCGGTGGATTCCACCTGGGACCAAGGGCTTGAAGCTTCAGGCAGTGAACCTGGGGGCAGTTGGGTGATCGAATCGGCTTTTATCGCGGATGGAGGCACTGAGCCAAACGGAGGTATTCTTGAGCATACACAACATGCTGTCACCTTTGAAGGCAATGTCTCCAAACCAGTAGCGGCCGGTGAATGCTTCTGGAGTGATGAGACAAGCATTAATCTACCCGATGGCCATTACTTAGCTTTTACATGGACGATTAAGACAACCGCTGCGGGCAAATCCATTCCTTTCAATGTAGAAGGCATGCTGGCAACCGCTTATGATGCGCCCGGAAATCTGGCTGCACAGGAATCAGCCGATGGATTTACAGAATCCGACAAGCTTCTGGTACTGCCAAGCTATATCGGGTATAAGAAAGCTGTGAATAAGAAGCTAGTATTTTTGGGAGATTCGATTACTCAAGGTGTGCGGACATTAAAGGACGGATACGAATATTGGGCAGCGAGAATTGCGGATGGTCTTGGTGCAGAGATTGGCGTATGGAATCTCGGCTCAGGCTGGGCTAGAGCGTATGATGTGGCTGCGGATGGCCCTTGGCTTCACAAAGCTAAACAGAGTGATGAACTGATGATTGTCCTCGGCGTAAATGATATTGATATTGGCTGCCGCTCTGCAGATGAGTTACTTGGTGATCTGACAACTATTATTGCTAAGATCAAAACAGCAAATGCTGATGCTAGTATTATTCTAAGTACGGTGCCGCCGTTTAATTTTCAGGAGGCAAGAGAAGAAACTTGGCGTAGAGTGAATCATGAAATCCTGACTAACCCACCCGCTGGAGTAGACCGTGTGTTTGATATAGCAAGCCTATTATCGTTGCCTGCACCAGACGATCACCGGATCAGACCGGAATATATGAGTGGACAAGACGACCCGCATCCGAACGGCATAGCCGGTAAGACGGTTGCGGACGCCTTTTTAAACTGGTATTGATCAACTCTTAAATGTGTCCCGGTAGTCCTTAGGTGAAGATCCGACCTGCTTCTTAAACACTTTGCTGAAATATTTAACATCATGAAAACCGACCATTTCGGAGATTTGGGTCAGCTTCAGACGAGGATTCTGCAATAGCAGCTTAGCTTTATCTATTCGGATATTAACAATAAAGTCGGAAAAGTTAATACCGTATTCCTGTTTGAATCGGCGGGAAATATATTCACGGCTAACAAAAAACTTTCCGGCCACTTCCTGTAAGGACAGGTCGGAAGCATAATTAAGCTCGATATATTTGACGATATCATGCATCGGATTACGTTCTTTAGCTTGTTTCAGGGCGATTACTTCGGCCAGCTCCTGCATTAGGGTATACGACCAGTCACGCCAAGCGAATAAGGAGAACGAGTAACCGTTCGTATAAGGAGCTGGGTGAAGCTGGTCGGCCTGTTCAAGCTCGGCCAGTGCACCTTCAGCTTCAGGGCCTAACATTTCCCGAACCAGCTGGGAACGAAATAATAGAGCATCATTTTTCCATGAGTTTAGGATTTCTGGTGTAACAATCCCGCCTCGGCTAAGCTCATCTACCCAGTGCTGCGCAGCTGTTGATAATATTTCTGGACTTCCGCTGATGACTGCCATTTTCCAATCTTCCTTGACGTCAGCAAAGTTCGTTGCTGATATATTACCGCGAACCTCTGCTTTGGCGATCTCTTTACGATCTCTGAACTCTTCGGAGGAGGAGGAGAAATGGCAGTAATCCTCATGAATTAATAAGTTTCGGCGTTGTAATGCCTCTGCCACCTCTGCACGCTGATAAGGTAACTGCTTAGGTAAGCTGCCGATGCTGCTGATTCCAAAATGCATTCGGACCTGCAAGGTAGAGTAGATGCCATGATTGATTCTGCCTATTAGCTCGACCACAGAGGTTTGAATATCCCACAGAATAATCGCAATCTCCGGAGGACCTCCCCAATAACGAAAAGCAACACCCTTATGCGGACTGTGCAAAAATTCATTACAAATATTGACGATGGCGTAGTTCATTAGCTCGGTGTCTCCGCCAAAACGTTTAATCAAAGGATTGTTACCCGCATCTGTCTGCACCAATATTAAGCGAGCGGAATGGATGTTTTCCGGAATGATCCTATCACTGCATAACCTCCGCAAAGATAAATCAGAATTGATCGGATCATCAATTAGTGCGGATAATAGCTTTTCCCCATAAATGGGCTTGAACTCATTAAGCTGAATACTCTGTTTCTGCCGCTCGCTTCGGTCATCTTCTTCTGAGCGCCAGGCTGCAACTGCCTTAGCTACCGCTACATTGATTGCCTCGGCTTCGATGGGCTTCAGGATATAATCAATCCCCCCATGCCGCACAGTCTGACGTACGAACTCAAAATCATTATGTCCGCTGACTACAATAAACTTAGTGTTGCCGGCGAATTCGTTCACCCAGGTCATTAACTCTATCCCGTTACCTGATTCCATCATCATATCCATAATGACTAATGCTGGTTTAGCCTGCCGGATGATCTCGATGGCTTCATTTCCATTTCCGGCTTCCAGAATTTCATCGATTTGATGGGCTTCCCAGTCGACAAGCAGTCTGACTGCCTTTCTAACTCTTGCCTCGTCATCAACAATCAACGCCTTCATATCTTTTCACGCTCCGCTATAATTTCAATTTCCAATTTCACTACTACTCCGCCTGCTCTAAGGTTATCAACAGTTAAAGTGGCGCTATCTCCGCACACAAACTTGAGTCGAGCCAGAACGTTCGGCAGACCAATACCTGATCCTGAAGTCTCCTTGGTTTGCTCTGTGTTTCTTAATAAATCTATATCTGTTCTAGTAGGATGCTGTAGCTTCTGCTTTAAAAGATCTAACTTCGCTGAAGGAATCGCATTTCCGTTATTTTGGATACAAATTTCCATCCGGTTGTCATCCACTTTTGCTGCGGTGATTTCAATGAATCCGTCACTGCGGGAAAGATTAAAGCCGTGTTTGAAATAATTTTCAACAATAGGCTGTAAAATCATTTTCGGCATAAACGTCTCTAAAAGTGATTCCTCCATATCGTAGCGGAAACTGAACTTATTTTCAAAACGTTCCTTTTGCAGTTCAATGTAGGCTTTGACATGATCCAGCTCATCCTTAACAGTTACGATCTTCTCCTCATTGTACATGCTGTAGCGCATCATTTTGGCTAGAGCTGAAAGAAGTGAGTAAATTTGGGGCACTTTAAGTTCTAAGGCCAGCGTGCCAATGATCTGCAATGTGTTATTCAGAAAATGCGGGTTGATTTGTGCCTGCAGAGCCCGCAGCTCATTGGTCTTATTGGACAATTCCAGCTTGTACTCCCTTAGGATCAGGTTGTTGATCGTGTCCATCATACTGCGGAATCGCTCGGTAACCACGCCAATCTCATCTTTGCCCATAGGTTGAATATCAACATCAAGATTACCGGTCTGCACCTGATTCATGTAACGAGTCAACTGCTTGATCGGGGCTGTGATTCGAAAAGAGATCAGAGTCGTTAAGGTGGCAATTGTAATTAATAGTAGAACAAGGAGGATTATATTGATCGCTGCCGCCTCGTTGGCTTCCCGGAAGAGATAGGACGTAGGAATCTGCTTCACGAGGGTCCAATTTAAACCTTGGGTTTCGATTCTCTGGTAAATAAACACAGCATCTTCCTCTTCAAAATACCCTTGGGAGCTTTGATTGGTAGCGATTTGCTTGTTGTACCAGGAGGCATGTAGACGCTTGCCGTATTCCTCACTGTTGCTTCCGTATACAATCTTGCCATCGCCATCCAGCAGCCAAATGTTTTCCTGTTTCTGATCATATAACTGACTGACGATGTCGGTAAGAGCCGTTAGCTTAACATCGATCGACAGGAAGCCGATTGGAGTGGTAGTTGGAATCCTTTCAATTCGTCTATGCAATGTGAACACAGGCTCCGGTATGAGTTGCGGGATAGGTGAAGTTAGGCCGTAGCTGTGACTTATATGTGTACTTTGTATAACCACAGGAGAACTGCTAGTGATATCTGAGTCGGCATAGGGAGGAATACCCTGCCAACGTTTGGGTGTATTCTGGGTGAGCAAAGTGGCTTTTCTATCCTTGGCACCGTACAGATACACCTGGGATATATCTGGCATGGATGAAGAAATGTAATTTAGAGAAGAATAAATTCGTGTATTTGCTGCCATATCCTCATATCCCGCTTCGAGCAGTCTGTAGAAATCTGAATCTGAATAAACGATAAGGGAGAGACGATTGATCTCCTGAATCAGACTTTCGATGTTTCTATTGCCTTGAAAGAGGAGGTTCGTATTCTCGTCTACTGCCCTTGTTCTTAGGGATTGAGTGCTATAGTGATAGCTAATAAACATGGTGGCCATAATACAAATTAACGTTGGCAGTAGGATAAAAACGATCAATTTTGTGCGAATCGTGTTCCATTTCATCGAAATTTGTCACATCCGATCAATATTTTACACCTGAAAGATCACTTTAGTAGGTGTGAGGTACCCTGAAAAAAACAGATAATATGTGTATAAAGCATAAACAAGTAAGTGAGCAAAAGAAAGGGGGGGGCAATAAATGCGCGGCACTAAGTTGTCCCAGTTAGGTCAACAGCTTTTTTTCGTTGGTCCGGCAGTTTTGTTTTTTACCTTAATAACGATTATCCCATTTTTGATGGGGATGTATTACTCTTTCACAGATTGGAACGGTGTATCCGGTAATGTAAGTTGGGTCGGATTTCAAAACTTTTCCACTATTTTCTCAAATGACCCTGACTTCTGGTCTTCCTTTTGGTTTACGGTAAGATTTACGGTGTTAGGTGTGATTTTGACTAACGTGGTAGGCTTCTTCTTGGCTTATCTGTTAACTAAACCTTTAAAGACACGTAACATGCTTCGGACCATTTTCTTTATGCCGAACGTTATCGGGGGGTTGTTGCTTGGTTTCATCTGGCAATTTATCTTCATCAAAGGGTTCGCCACTATGGGCGACCTGACGGGATGGTCCTTCTTTAATCTTCCTTGGCTCGGTGATGCCACAACAGGATTTTGGGCGATTGTAATGGTCTTTGTTTGGCAGTCTTCCGGTTATCTAATGGTTATCTACATTGCTTCGTTGAGTAACGTATCCAAAGAAGTACTAGAAGCGGCTGATATTGATGGGGCTTCCCGTTGGCAGGTGCTACGCAATATCGTAGTTCCACTAATTATGCCTGCTGTAACTATCGGATTATTCTTGGCCATTTCCTGGTCATTCAAAATGTTTGACCTTAACTTGTCCTTGACGAAGGGCGGACCGTTCAAATCGACAGAATCCGTTGCTATGAATATTTACAATGAAGCCTTCCTGAACAATCGTTACGGGCTGGGTACTGCAAAAGCGCTGCTGTTCTTTGTAATTGTAGCCATCATTACTCTGATTCAGGTCCGTATCACGAAGAGCAAGGAGGTTGAAGCGTAATGAAACCTACAGAAAAAAAGAGATGGAATATTGGCACGGAAGTGATAATGATCCTCCTGGCCCTGCTCTTTCTCTCTCCATTCTATTTCTTGCTCGCAAACTCGGTGAAATCCTTCGGTGAAATTCTGAGTGATGCGGCAAGCTGGCCAAAAGTATTTATGTGGTCGAACTATTCAACCGCTTGGAAATTAGCCCGTTTCGGTGAAGCTTTCCGAAACTCGGTTATTATCACAGTGATCAGTGTTATTCTAATCTCTCTGTTCAGTGCGATGGCATCCTATCGTATGGTTCGGGCGAATACGAAATTCAATCAGTTCTTGCTGCTTATATTTGTAGCGGCAATGGTAGTTCCGTTTCAAACGATCATGATTCCAATTCTGAAGGTCGTAAATGTTATTGGAGTAAACAACTCTTTCCTTGGTTTGATTATCACGAATCTAGGGATCAGTGTTCCGATGGCGATCTTCCTGTTCCACGGCTTTATCAAGTCCGTTCCTCTTGAAATTGAAGAGGCGGCTACAGTAGATGGATGTAATCCTATTACCGTGTTCTTCCGTATTGTGCTTCCTTTGCTGAAGCCAATGGTGATGACAACAATCGTGCTAAACGCACTTGGAATATGGAATGACTATCTGTTGCCATCCTTGATTCTTCAGGCACCAGAGCTTCGGACCATTCCACTGGCGACTTTCTCCTTCTTTGGTCAATACACCAAACAATGGGATATGGCACTTCCGGCTCTCGTAATCGGGGTCGCACCAATTATCATTTTCTACCTGTTTATGCAACGTTACATTGTTGAGGGAATAGCGGCTGGCTCGGTGAAAGGTTAACACCGAGCCCTCCGTTCCAAATATTTTTTAAGCAGTCCACTATTTTAAGGGGGAATATATAATGAAGAAGAAACACTCCGCAGTTGCTCTATCAGCAGTAATGGCAATGAGTTTAGCTCTAACGGCATGTGGTGGTAATAATAACGCTTCTAGTAACTCACAAAATGGAAGCGCTGGCACAAATTCAGGTGAAGTGAAGACCGTTAAGATCTTCCAATTCAAAACTGAAATCGTAGAAGGCCTCAATGAGCTTAAGGTTGAATTCGAAAAAGAATACCCTAACATCAAGCTGGATATCCAAACAGTTGGTGGTGGTGCGGACTACGCAGCAGCATTGAAAACTAAATTCGCTTCCGGCGATGCGCCTGATATTTTCTCCAATGGTGGATATGCAGAAATGGAACTTTGGGGAGACAAGATGGAAGATCTGTCCGACCAACCTTGGGTAAAAGATCTGATTCCTATGGCTGCAGAGCCTATGACTAAAGATGGCAAAGTATACGGTATGGCAATGAACCTTGAGGGTATCGGTATTGTGTATAACAAGGACTTGTTCGCTAAAGCGGGAATCACTGAAACTCCAAAAACATTGTCACAGCTTGAAGAAGCAGCTAAAAAGCTGCAAGCTATCGACGTAACTCCTTTTGGTAATGCATATCAGGAATGGTGGCTGCTAGGTAACCAAGGGATCAGCGTAGCCTTTGCACAACAAGATAATGTAGATGAATTCATCAAAGGTTTGAATGAAGGAACTGGTACAATTGTAGGCAATAAAACGTTTGAAGAGTGGAGCAAGTATCTCAAACTGACTTTACAATACGGACAAAAGAATCCTTTGACCACAGATGCTAACACTCACCTGGCAATGTTCGCAAAAGGTGAAACTGCAATGATGCAAGAAGGTAACTGGGCACAAACTCTTGTTGATAACATCACTCCTGATATGAACATTGGTATGTTCCCTATGCCAATCAATGAAGATGCTGAGAAGAATGACAAAATGACTGTAGGTATCCCTGCGAACCTAGTAGTCAACAAAGAATCCGGTTCTAAAGAAGAAGCAAAAACTTTCTTGAACTGGTTGGTAACTTCCGATATGGGTAAAGAGTATATCGTTAAAAAATGGAAATTCATCCCTGCTTTGTCCACAATCGAAGCAACACCTGAAGACATCGGTATGCTTGGAGCAGACGTATGGAACTATGTAAAAGAAAACAAAGTTTATGGCCTGCAATCCTCCAAATTCCCTGATGGTGTAACGCAAGAATTTGCCAGCGTGATCCAACAGTTCATCGCTGACAAGGTTGACGTTAACGGCTGGATGACTGGTATGCAAGCTG
It contains:
- a CDS encoding response regulator transcription factor, which gives rise to MKALIVDDEARVRKAVRLLVDWEAHQIDEILEAGNGNEAIEIIRQAKPALVIMDMMMESGNGIELMTWVNEFAGNTKFIVVSGHNDFEFVRQTVRHGGIDYILKPIEAEAINVAVAKAVAAWRSEEDDRSERQKQSIQLNEFKPIYGEKLLSALIDDPINSDLSLRRLCSDRIIPENIHSARLILVQTDAGNNPLIKRFGGDTELMNYAIVNICNEFLHSPHKGVAFRYWGGPPEIAIILWDIQTSVVELIGRINHGIYSTLQVRMHFGISSIGSLPKQLPYQRAEVAEALQRRNLLIHEDYCHFSSSSEEFRDRKEIAKAEVRGNISATNFADVKEDWKMAVISGSPEILSTAAQHWVDELSRGGIVTPEILNSWKNDALLFRSQLVREMLGPEAEGALAELEQADQLHPAPYTNGYSFSLFAWRDWSYTLMQELAEVIALKQAKERNPMHDIVKYIELNYASDLSLQEVAGKFFVSREYISRRFKQEYGINFSDFIVNIRIDKAKLLLQNPRLKLTQISEMVGFHDVKYFSKVFKKQVGSSPKDYRDTFKS
- a CDS encoding cache domain-containing sensor histidine kinase encodes the protein MKWNTIRTKLIVFILLPTLICIMATMFISYHYSTQSLRTRAVDENTNLLFQGNRNIESLIQEINRLSLIVYSDSDFYRLLEAGYEDMAANTRIYSSLNYISSSMPDISQVYLYGAKDRKATLLTQNTPKRWQGIPPYADSDITSSSPVVIQSTHISHSYGLTSPIPQLIPEPVFTLHRRIERIPTTTPIGFLSIDVKLTALTDIVSQLYDQKQENIWLLDGDGKIVYGSNSEEYGKRLHASWYNKQIATNQSSQGYFEEEDAVFIYQRIETQGLNWTLVKQIPTSYLFREANEAAAINIILLVLLLITIATLTTLISFRITAPIKQLTRYMNQVQTGNLDVDIQPMGKDEIGVVTERFRSMMDTINNLILREYKLELSNKTNELRALQAQINPHFLNNTLQIIGTLALELKVPQIYSLLSALAKMMRYSMYNEEKIVTVKDELDHVKAYIELQKERFENKFSFRYDMEESLLETFMPKMILQPIVENYFKHGFNLSRSDGFIEITAAKVDDNRMEICIQNNGNAIPSAKLDLLKQKLQHPTRTDIDLLRNTEQTKETSGSGIGLPNVLARLKFVCGDSATLTVDNLRAGGVVVKLEIEIIAEREKI
- a CDS encoding carbohydrate ABC transporter permease; the protein is MRGTKLSQLGQQLFFVGPAVLFFTLITIIPFLMGMYYSFTDWNGVSGNVSWVGFQNFSTIFSNDPDFWSSFWFTVRFTVLGVILTNVVGFFLAYLLTKPLKTRNMLRTIFFMPNVIGGLLLGFIWQFIFIKGFATMGDLTGWSFFNLPWLGDATTGFWAIVMVFVWQSSGYLMVIYIASLSNVSKEVLEAADIDGASRWQVLRNIVVPLIMPAVTIGLFLAISWSFKMFDLNLSLTKGGPFKSTESVAMNIYNEAFLNNRYGLGTAKALLFFVIVAIITLIQVRITKSKEVEA
- the yicI gene encoding alpha-xylosidase, with translation MKFTDGLWLVREGITINGAVQNYVVEKTPEGLTAITQTTPITGRAATLNSTLLTVKFHSPLPGVVGIKIIHHDGVQERGPVFELTKGTGDHVKIEETDLETVLISGGLRVVIRKGEQWAVDFYRGEERITGSGFKSMAYITDQDGNTYMRDELDLGVGEFVYGLGERFTAFVKNGQTVDIWNKDGGTSSEQAYKNIPFYVSSKGYGVFVNHPELVSYEIASEKVKKAQFSVAGESLEYFVIDGPTIKDVISNYTALTGKPALPPAWTFGLWLTTSFTTNYDEETVNSFVEGMAERDLPLHVFHFDCFWMREYQWTDFEWDKRVFPDPEGMLKRLKEKGLKICVWINSYIGQRSRLFEEGKKNGYLIKKPNGDVYQCDLWQAGMGLVDFTNPAACEWYAGYLRDLVDMGVDSFKTDFGERIPTDVVYFDGSDPMKMHNYYTQLYNKVVFEVLEEKLGKNEAALFARSATAGGQQFPVHWGGDCYADYESMAESLRGGLSLGLSGFGFWSHDIGGFENTAPAHVFKRWLAFGLLSSHSRLHGSTSYRVPWAYDDEACDVTRFFTKLKCSLMPYLYDVAGQAAEHGWASMRAMVMEFPEDPTCEVLDRQYMLGDSLLVAPIFQENGEVKYYLPAGRWTHLLSGETVQGGSWRKEKYDFFSLPLFVRQNSLLAIGSIDNKPDYDFADGVKFGLYSLEEGTTTSATVRDLKGAPELTVKAARKGNSVTVTAEGSGKEFSLSLKDLGAIASVEGAEQVDETTVKVNAGAKSASFTITLK
- a CDS encoding helix-turn-helix transcriptional regulator encodes the protein MNSPILSFITPPIPYFIDCGRAHYNAGDYHISRNCIGVFDLIIVKKGTLPIAENEVHWELKEGEFLILRPDAHHYGFAPCPIETEIIWIHFQTFGSWIECQDMNECLENQSELIESHKQKAYLNHCDICSIFIPKYMKISEKAMEVLEFFFHLEQEPQSMRNWKRQASFQQFLQFLDRDLAEASDATAIHLAEKIELFIRQNYTRDVTNSLLQKELNYHPNYLAKNMLKIYGVTPMAYLLSYRLEQSKRLLIQTSWSIARIAEEVGFHHITYYSSCFSKKEGISPSHFRQKFTGK
- a CDS encoding SGNH/GDSL hydrolase family protein; its protein translation is MNTNLIKGSGVLNQTDYTSATVLSTAANFIMNRQEPFTHTFRTYIRLRENGPLQLKFWHSNAVDSTWDQGLEASGSEPGGSWVIESAFIADGGTEPNGGILEHTQHAVTFEGNVSKPVAAGECFWSDETSINLPDGHYLAFTWTIKTTAAGKSIPFNVEGMLATAYDAPGNLAAQESADGFTESDKLLVLPSYIGYKKAVNKKLVFLGDSITQGVRTLKDGYEYWAARIADGLGAEIGVWNLGSGWARAYDVAADGPWLHKAKQSDELMIVLGVNDIDIGCRSADELLGDLTTIIAKIKTANADASIILSTVPPFNFQEAREETWRRVNHEILTNPPAGVDRVFDIASLLSLPAPDDHRIRPEYMSGQDDPHPNGIAGKTVADAFLNWY
- a CDS encoding carbohydrate ABC transporter permease, translating into MKPTEKKRWNIGTEVIMILLALLFLSPFYFLLANSVKSFGEILSDAASWPKVFMWSNYSTAWKLARFGEAFRNSVIITVISVILISLFSAMASYRMVRANTKFNQFLLLIFVAAMVVPFQTIMIPILKVVNVIGVNNSFLGLIITNLGISVPMAIFLFHGFIKSVPLEIEEAATVDGCNPITVFFRIVLPLLKPMVMTTIVLNALGIWNDYLLPSLILQAPELRTIPLATFSFFGQYTKQWDMALPALVIGVAPIIIFYLFMQRYIVEGIAAGSVKG
- a CDS encoding AraC family transcriptional regulator — encoded protein: MDRTTQSLLKENRVHGDSMFPLAAYWIELPSGTHVLDTHWHEEAEFFMLLEGEILFQVDTEYFPLRAGEAVFIESGDIHAAYVLNEDTPCKFCALVFLPDLLASAQYDTIQQNAILPLQEKRQSFPRHITPAIPWQQELLHHLKQMMEAYANKMPGFETFMKGTLLIMLSKITAEGRFENRSQSDDADTTKINRLKKVILYIQDNYQEPIRTRDLSELIPMSEGQFCRFFKMMTRKTPVDYINSYRIRQAADLLQQSERKISDIAFEVGFDNVSYFIKVFRKAMKCSPSEFRKGAG